The proteins below are encoded in one region of Aphelocoma coerulescens isolate FSJ_1873_10779 chromosome 4, UR_Acoe_1.0, whole genome shotgun sequence:
- the EGR4 gene encoding LOW QUALITY PROTEIN: early growth response protein 4 (The sequence of the model RefSeq protein was modified relative to this genomic sequence to represent the inferred CDS: deleted 4 bases in 3 codons) — MAAAEGRSSPAPAIKGAAGRELRVSARAAPPPGPACPPRPALPPPAPGAPGPPAPAPPALPRAPRSVTCRVPGPAPSVPRIGPGTPSVPRLIPEHPSDRSGHHSQLIPSVPGSPRASPASPRASPGSPAASPASPLSIRRLSPGIPRLSPSAFRLSLSIPGSSQPARPAQAASPGKMLNVMDFSCPDPLYSKYEESCEMKTGDLQQGLGQPEQQLLAEADFLGGELLGAPGSGGAVDYSLLGSQPSPSLSYTGSFFIKAVPEHPQDQESLFNLMSGILGISPFASSESHQRHLDALYPCPEVAQSQLDLYSSCQPEMSGSSPAPFPEQGYGAFPAAEGAQPLQAQPALGNSSQCFFQPKLLDTKQDIKLSSGSPPLDKFKASCAQWEPISQQHQAYLPAGFHSPEGFPAAESGQGLFHPLGSKMESILSISCQSELGSLAEDAACFGTHLGFGCEPENFPARGDFADTKIHNIPAPLMPDFDASLAQPEVLPGLMSSAELLHPHPSPSVPPTDFLGHPASSSLPSLLPANPPALTEPKKKTRRSKCSSKCFCPKPHEKAFACPVENCIRSFARSDELNRHLRIHTGHKPFQCRICLRNFSRSDHLTTHIRTHTGEKPFSCDTCGRRFARSDEKKRHSKVHLKQKARTEEKLKGLGFFSVGLSFGTL, encoded by the exons ATGGCTGCGGCGGAAGGTCGGagcagccccgctcccgctATAAagggggcggcggggagggAGCTCCGGGTGTCCGCTCGGGCTGCGCCGCCGCCGGGCCCTGcctgccccccccgc ccggccctgcccccgcccgcccccggagCGCCCGGGCCCCCCGCCCCAGCACCCCCCGCACTGCCCCGAGCACCCCGGAGCGTCACCTGCAGGGTCCCTGGC CCTGCCCCGAGCGTCCCTCGGATCGGTCCGGGCACCCCGAGCGTCCCCCGGCTCATCCCCGAGCATCCCTCGGATCGGTCCGGGCACCATTCCCAGCTCATCCCGAGCGTCCCGGGCTCGCCCAGAGCATCGCCCGCCTCGCCCCGAGCATCCCCGGGCTCGCCTGCAGCATCTCCCGCCTCGCCCCTAAGCATCCGCCGGCTCTCCCCGGGCATTCCGCGGCTCTCCCCGAGCGCCTTCCGGCTCTCCCTGAGCATTCCTGGCTCGTCccagcccgcccgccccgctcagGCCGCGTCTCCAGGGAAGATGCTCAACGTTATGGATTTCTCCTGCCCGGATCCGCTTTACTCCAAGTACGAGGAGAGCTGCGAGATGAAAACCGGAGACCTGCAG CAGGGCTTGGGGCAGCCTGAGCAGCAACTTCTGGCAGAGGCCGATTTCCTTGGAG GTGAGCTGCTGGGTGCCCCCggcagcggcggggccgtgGATTACTCCTTGCTGGGCAGCcagccctccccttccctcagctACACCGGCAGCTTCTTCATCAAGGCGGTACCGGAGCACCCCCAGGACCAGGAGTCCCTCTTCAACCTGATGTCGGGGATCCTGGGCATCTCCCCCTTCGCCTCTTCTGAGAGCCACCAGAGGCACCTGGATGCTCTTTACCCCTGTCCCGAGGTGGCTCAGAGCCAGCTGGACCTGTACTCGTCCTGCCAGCCCGAGATGAGCGGATCCAGCCCGGCCCCGTTCCCAGAGCAGGGCTACGGCGCCTTCCCCGCGGCCGAGGGGGCTCAGCCCCTGCAGGCACAGCCCGCCCTGGGAAACTCCTCCCAGTGCTTCTTCCAGCCCAAGCTCCTGGACACCAAGCAGGACATCAAGCTGTCCTCTGGCTCCCCACCCCTGGACAAGTTCAAAGCCTCCTGTGCCCAGTGGGAGCCCatctcccagcagcaccaggccTACTTGCCCGCTGGCTTCCACTCTCCCGAAGGCTTCCCGGCCGCAGAGAGCGGCCAGGGGCTGTTCCACCCGCTGGGCTCCAAGATGGAGAGCATCTTGTCCATCAGCTGCCAGTCGGAGCTCGGCAGCCTGGCAGAGGACGCTGCCTGCTTTGGAACCCATCTGGGCTTCGGCTGCGAGCCAGAAAACTTCCCAGCCCGCGGGGACTTCGCCGACACCAAGATCCACAACATCCCCGCGCCATTAATGCCGGACTTCGACGCCTCCTTGGCCCAGCCCGAGGTCCTGCCGGGCCTGATGAGCTCTGCCGAGCTCCTCCATCCTCACCCCTCTCCTTCTGTCCCCCCCACAGACTTTCTGGGCCACCCCGCATCCTCCTcgctcccctccctgctgcctgccAACCCTCCCGCCCTGACCGAGCCCAAGAAGAAGACGCGCCGGAGCAAGTGCTCCTCCAAGTGCTTCTGCCCCAAGCCCCACGAGAAGGCGTTCGCCTGCCCGGTGGAGAACTGCATCCGCAGCTTCGCCCGCTCCGACGAGCTCAACCGGCACCTGCGCATCCACACGGGCCACAAGCCCTTCCAGTGCCGCATCTGCCTGCGCAACTTCAGCCGCAGTGACCACCTCACCACCCACATCCGCACGCACACGGGCGAGAAGCCCTTCTCCTGCGACACCTGCGGCCGCCGCTTCGCCCGCAGCGACGAGAAGAAGCGCCACAGCAAGGTGCACCTCAAGCAGAAAGCGCGGACCGAGGAGAAGCTCAAGGGCTTGGGGTTCTTCTCCGTGGGGCTCTCCTTCGGGACACTCTGA